In the Bacillus shivajii genome, one interval contains:
- the pyc gene encoding pyruvate carboxylase: MKRLERINKILVANRGEIAIRIFRACTELDIRTVAIYSQEDTGAYHRYKADEAYLVGEGKKPIDAYLDIEGIIEIAKRNGVDAIHPGYGFLSENIDFARRCNEEGIIFIGPSIEHLNMFGDKVQARQTAISAGAPVIPGTEEPVKGLEEVASFAEDHGFPIIIKAALGGGGRGMRIVRSKDELKDAYERARSEAKASFGNDAVYVEKFIENPKHIEIQILGDHHGNLVHLYERDCSVQRRHQKVVEVAPSVSLSEEARERICDSALTLMKNIDYINAGTVEYLVTDDEEFYFIEVNPRVQVEHTITEMITGIDIVQSQIYIADGKDLHGQEMGIPKQEKIITHGYAIQSRVTTEDPQNQFMPDTGRIMAYRTGGGFGVRLDAGNGFQGAVISPHYDSLLVKVSTWALSFENAAHKMVRNLREFRIRGIKTNISFLENVVMHEKFLKGEYSTSFIDSTPELFVFPKRKDRGTKMLSFIANTTVNGYPSIGIKKKPVFEKRRVPKVPYSESVPKGTKQLLDEKGPEGLAEWVKKRNEVLITDTTFRDAHQSLLATRVRTTDLNQIAEPTARMLPNLFSMEMWGGATFDVSMRFLHEDPWKRLILLREKAPNVLFQMLLRSSNAVGYKNYPDNLIEAFVAESADAGIDVFRIFDSLNWVKGMRPAIEAVRKSGKIAEASICYTGDILDVNRSKYDLNYYLSMAKELEESGAHILGIKDMAGLLKPKAAYELITALKDTVNIPIHLHTHDTSGNGIFTYAQAIDAGVDIVDTALSSMAGLTSQPSMNSLYHALSGHERKPDINIGNVEKLNAFWEDTRKYYQDFESGMMSPHPEIYEHEMPGGQYSNLQQQAKAVGLGDRWDEVKNMYRTVNHMFGDIVKVTPSSKVVGDMALFMVQNDLTEELVYEKGETIDFPDSVIEFFRGELGQPYQGFPKRLQEIILKDSEPITERPGEGMEPVDFEKVRETLYNKLGRQVTSHDILSYALYPKVYLDKETFNEQFGDVSVLDTPTFFYGLRLGEEIEVEIEQGKTLIVKLVSVGEAQKDATRVIYFELNGQPREVVVRDENVESVVAVKMKADKNNEKHIGASMPGTVVKTLVDKGDKVKKGDHLMITESMKMETTVQAPYDGTIKQLHVTSNEAIQAGDLLVEFE, translated from the coding sequence ATGAAGAGACTTGAACGTATTAATAAGATTTTAGTAGCTAACCGCGGAGAAATTGCTATACGTATCTTTCGAGCATGTACAGAGTTAGATATTCGAACAGTTGCGATATATTCTCAGGAAGATACAGGAGCTTACCACCGATACAAAGCAGATGAAGCATATCTTGTAGGAGAAGGAAAAAAACCAATTGATGCTTACCTCGATATCGAAGGTATTATTGAAATTGCAAAAAGAAACGGCGTGGATGCGATCCATCCTGGATACGGATTTTTATCAGAAAATATTGACTTTGCGAGAAGGTGTAACGAGGAAGGAATTATCTTCATTGGTCCATCAATTGAGCATTTAAATATGTTTGGTGATAAAGTACAAGCTAGGCAAACGGCTATCTCAGCTGGAGCTCCTGTTATACCAGGAACTGAAGAGCCAGTAAAAGGACTTGAGGAAGTAGCTAGTTTCGCAGAGGACCACGGCTTCCCGATAATTATTAAAGCGGCACTTGGCGGAGGTGGCCGTGGTATGAGAATCGTTCGCTCGAAAGATGAATTAAAAGATGCCTATGAAAGAGCGCGTTCTGAAGCAAAAGCTTCCTTTGGTAATGATGCTGTTTATGTAGAGAAGTTCATCGAAAACCCAAAACATATCGAAATACAAATTTTGGGAGACCACCACGGAAACCTTGTTCATTTATATGAAAGAGATTGTTCGGTACAGAGAAGACATCAAAAGGTTGTGGAAGTCGCACCTAGCGTTTCCTTGTCAGAAGAAGCAAGGGAAAGGATTTGTGATTCTGCGTTAACATTAATGAAAAACATTGATTACATAAATGCCGGGACAGTCGAGTATTTAGTCACAGATGATGAAGAATTTTATTTTATTGAGGTTAATCCGCGTGTTCAAGTGGAGCATACGATTACAGAAATGATTACTGGTATAGATATCGTTCAATCGCAGATTTATATTGCTGACGGAAAAGATTTGCATGGTCAAGAAATGGGGATACCAAAGCAAGAAAAAATTATCACGCACGGTTATGCGATTCAATCACGAGTAACAACAGAGGACCCGCAAAATCAATTTATGCCAGATACAGGTCGAATTATGGCTTACAGGACAGGTGGAGGGTTCGGTGTCCGACTTGATGCAGGGAATGGATTCCAGGGTGCAGTCATATCCCCACACTATGATTCTTTACTAGTAAAAGTATCAACTTGGGCGCTTTCATTTGAAAATGCTGCACATAAAATGGTGCGAAATCTTAGGGAATTTAGAATTAGAGGGATTAAAACAAATATCTCCTTCTTAGAAAATGTCGTGATGCACGAGAAGTTTCTGAAAGGTGAATACAGTACATCGTTCATTGATTCTACACCTGAGTTATTTGTCTTTCCTAAGCGAAAAGACCGTGGAACGAAGATGCTTTCATTTATAGCAAATACGACAGTGAATGGCTACCCAAGTATTGGAATAAAGAAGAAGCCAGTTTTTGAAAAGAGGAGAGTTCCAAAGGTTCCTTATTCTGAATCAGTACCAAAAGGAACGAAACAGCTGTTAGACGAAAAAGGGCCTGAAGGTTTAGCAGAATGGGTAAAGAAACGAAACGAAGTATTAATTACTGATACAACCTTCCGTGATGCCCACCAATCATTACTAGCAACAAGAGTTCGTACAACTGATTTAAATCAGATTGCTGAACCAACGGCACGGATGTTACCTAACTTATTTTCTATGGAAATGTGGGGAGGAGCGACATTTGATGTCTCTATGCGGTTCTTACATGAAGATCCTTGGAAACGCCTCATTCTACTAAGAGAAAAAGCACCGAACGTCTTGTTCCAAATGTTACTACGATCTTCAAATGCGGTTGGATACAAAAACTATCCGGATAATTTAATCGAAGCATTTGTCGCAGAATCTGCAGATGCTGGCATTGATGTTTTTAGAATTTTTGATAGTTTAAATTGGGTGAAAGGAATGCGACCAGCGATTGAAGCAGTACGTAAGTCTGGAAAAATAGCTGAAGCAAGCATCTGTTACACAGGGGATATTTTAGACGTAAATCGTTCGAAATATGACTTGAATTACTATTTATCAATGGCTAAAGAATTAGAAGAGTCTGGTGCTCATATTTTAGGAATAAAAGATATGGCTGGTCTCTTAAAACCAAAGGCAGCTTATGAGCTTATCACAGCTCTAAAGGATACGGTAAATATTCCAATTCACCTTCACACACATGATACGAGTGGAAATGGAATTTTCACATATGCACAAGCAATTGATGCTGGGGTAGATATTGTAGATACGGCATTGTCTTCAATGGCAGGCTTAACGAGTCAACCGAGTATGAATTCTCTGTACCATGCATTAAGTGGCCATGAGCGAAAGCCTGACATAAATATTGGAAACGTAGAAAAGTTAAATGCTTTTTGGGAAGATACGCGTAAGTATTATCAAGACTTTGAAAGTGGGATGATGTCACCACATCCTGAAATTTATGAGCATGAAATGCCAGGGGGGCAATATAGTAACTTACAACAACAAGCAAAAGCTGTTGGACTTGGTGACCGTTGGGATGAAGTTAAAAATATGTATCGTACAGTAAATCATATGTTCGGTGATATCGTAAAAGTAACACCATCTTCAAAAGTCGTTGGTGATATGGCGCTATTTATGGTACAAAATGATTTAACAGAAGAACTCGTATATGAAAAAGGAGAAACAATCGATTTTCCTGACTCTGTCATAGAGTTTTTCCGAGGGGAATTAGGCCAACCTTACCAAGGATTCCCTAAACGACTGCAAGAAATCATTTTAAAAGATAGTGAGCCAATTACAGAACGACCTGGAGAAGGGATGGAACCAGTTGATTTCGAAAAAGTAAGAGAAACACTATATAACAAACTAGGAAGGCAAGTAACCTCCCACGACATTTTATCTTACGCACTTTATCCAAAGGTTTATTTAGACAAAGAAACTTTTAATGAGCAATTTGGTGATGTTTCTGTTCTTGATACACCTACATTCTTTTACGGGCTTCGACTAGGTGAAGAAATAGAAGTGGAGATTGAACAAGGAAAAACATTAATTGTCAAACTCGTTTCTGTAGGTGAAGCGCAAAAAGATGCGACGAGGGTGATCTATTTTGAATTAAATGGCCAACCTCGAGAAGTCGTTGTACGAGATGAAAATGTAGAATCGGTTGTTGCTGTAAAAATGAAAGCTGATAAAAACAATGAGAAACATATTGGTGCTTCCATGCCAGGAACAGTTGTCAAGACATTAGTTGATAAAGGGGACAAAGTTAAAAAAGGTGACCATTTAATGATTACAGAATCAATGAAAATGGAAACGACAGTCCAAGCCCCTTATGATGGAACAATTAAACAGTTACATGTTACAAGTAATGAAGCAATTCAAGCTGGGGATCTTCTTGTAGAATTTGAATAA
- a CDS encoding Dps family protein yields MAHEKQTEILNRHVSNWNVLFVKLHNYHWYVKGPHFFTLHEKFEELYDEAAGHIDELAERLLAVDGKPVGTMKEYLNISTIKEAEGEKSAEQMVQDLVKDFDKVVEELKSDIEKLEDVGDEPTADMLIGVRQSVEKHNWMLKSFLGE; encoded by the coding sequence ATGGCACACGAAAAACAAACAGAAATTTTAAATCGTCATGTATCCAATTGGAATGTGTTGTTTGTAAAACTACATAATTACCATTGGTATGTAAAAGGACCTCACTTCTTTACACTTCATGAGAAGTTTGAAGAGCTATACGACGAAGCGGCTGGTCATATTGATGAGCTTGCGGAACGCTTACTAGCTGTAGATGGAAAGCCAGTTGGTACGATGAAGGAGTATTTAAACATATCTACGATTAAAGAAGCAGAAGGGGAAAAGTCTGCAGAACAAATGGTACAAGATCTTGTAAAAGATTTTGATAAAGTTGTTGAAGAATTAAAATCCGATATTGAAAAATTAGAAGATGTTGGTGACGAGCCAACAGCAGATATGCTTATTGGTGTGCGTCAATCCGTTGAAAAACATAACTGGATGTTGAAATCATTCTTAGGTGAATAA